From Fulvivirga lutea:
ATGCGGCTTAATTGCATTAACCAACTTATCTTCTGCCATCTTACTTTTTGCTACTTGCATGCTAATCATGTTCATAGGTAGGGTGCCAATCAAATATCTGGCAATGCTTGTATTTGTAGGTATTATGGCTGGTAGCGTAGCATTAACTTTTGGTGTAAGAGGCGAAACAGCTAAGAACAGGATTGAAAGCTTTATTAATGGTGATGAACTACCATTCCAGGCAAAACATGCACGTATAGCAGTAGCTACAGGTGGCATTTTAGGCAAAGGTCCGGGTAATAGCCAACAAAGAAATATTCTTCCACACCCATATTCCGATTTCGTTTATGCCATTATCGTTGAGGAATATGGCCTTGTGGGAGGGGTAGTAGTACTCATTCTATACTTAATTCTTTTAGCCAGAGGCATGAAGGCAGTCACCAATAGTGAACGAGCGTTTGGTGGCTTGCTTTCGGCCGGATTAAGCTTTGCACTAGTACTGCAAGCCATGGTAAACATGGGTGTAGTGGTGGGCTTGGGTCCAATTACAGGTTTGCCACTTCCATTAATCAGTATGGGTGGTACTTCCTTATTATTTACAGGACTTTCAATCGGAATTATTTTAAGCGTGAGCAGAGGCGAGACTGACTCATCATGGGAGAGTGCAGGTGGAGAAATTAAAAACATAGCAAGGGCAGCGTGACAATGAACAATTAACAATGAGCAATTAACTAATAACTAATAACCAATAACCAATAACCAGAAACCAGAAACCAGAAACAAGTAACCAGTTGACCAGTAAAGAACCATATCGATTCATCATAAGCGGAGGCGGAACAGGCGGACATATTTATCCTGCATTGGCGGTGGCTAATGAGATAAAAAGTCAGCACCCTGATTCTGAAATTTTGTTTGTAGGTGCTCAGGGTAAAATGGAGATGACCAAAGTGCCAGAGGCAGGTTATAAAATTGTAGGGCTTTGGATTAGCGGATTGCAACGAAGAGTAACCATTCAAAATTTACTTTTACCATTTAAAGTTATTCATAGTTTCTTCTCGGCAATTGGTATTGTTAAAAAGTTCAGCCCTAATGCAGTACTTGGTTTTGGCGGCTATGCAAGTGGGCCCATGATGTTTGCGGCAAATTCTCGTAAAGTGCCAACCTTAATTCAAGAGCAGAATTCTTATGCAGGCCTAACTAACAAGAAGTTTGGTAAGAAGGCTAAAAGCATTTGTGTGGCTTATGAGGGGATGGAGCAATATTTCCCTAAAGATGTTATCAAGTTTACTGGCAACCCGGTGAGAAGCGATATTCTTTCTTTAGAAAACAAAAGAGATGAGGCTATTCAGCATTTTGAATTAGATCCGAATAAGAAAACAGTATTAGT
This genomic window contains:
- the murG gene encoding undecaprenyldiphospho-muramoylpentapeptide beta-N-acetylglucosaminyltransferase, producing MTSKEPYRFIISGGGTGGHIYPALAVANEIKSQHPDSEILFVGAQGKMEMTKVPEAGYKIVGLWISGLQRRVTIQNLLLPFKVIHSFFSAIGIVKKFSPNAVLGFGGYASGPMMFAANSRKVPTLIQEQNSYAGLTNKKFGKKAKSICVAYEGMEQYFPKDVIKFTGNPVRSDILSLENKRDEAIQHFELDPNKKTVLVLGGSLGARTINRSIAGHLDKVVKGGFQVLWQTGRFYYNDMKNVAADYGSNIKVHEFIKRMDLAYASADVVVSRAGALSISELCLVGKPTILVPSPNVAEDHQTKNARSLCTNGAAILIRDSESEKSLMNNVVDLLGDKEKQASLSAALKKMGKPNATKDIVSEVMRIIN
- a CDS encoding FtsW/RodA/SpoVE family cell cycle protein, whose product is MNKIKAWVDDNLKGDPVIWVVVFALSLISILVVYSATGTLAFKRMINPESYLIKHTLLVFVGLGAMWFAHKIDYRYYSKLSRFALWISVPLLIYTFTNGVSLNNASRWIQLPIINASFQPSDLASLALITSLASMLSKRQQNIEDFKESFIPILIWCGVICGLIALTNLSSAILLFATCMLIMFIGRVPIKYLAMLVFVGIMAGSVALTFGVRGETAKNRIESFINGDELPFQAKHARIAVATGGILGKGPGNSQQRNILPHPYSDFVYAIIVEEYGLVGGVVVLILYLILLARGMKAVTNSERAFGGLLSAGLSFALVLQAMVNMGVVVGLGPITGLPLPLISMGGTSLLFTGLSIGIILSVSRGETDSSWESAGGEIKNIARAA